GCATTTTGCAAGGCCTTAAATGAGAACCAGGAGTATAGGGAGGCTGCTAAGGATTGGATTTGGGATCTCGTTTTCGTGGCCTCTAACGTACCCAGTGCCGTGATTAATACAGTCGCTCAACTAATGGGGCTTACCAACGTCACTTCAAGCGCTGGTGCCATGAAGTTTAAGCTTAGGAATGGTACATGCCAGGGCTCTGAGTTCTACATAGATGCCAGTAAGGCTGATGCTGATTATATACTCGAGGCCGATTATACCCTTTGGAAGGATTTAATACAGGGTAGGGTTGACCCAGTCGCTGCAATACTCTCGAGAAAGATAAGGGTGAAGAAGGGTAGTTTCTTAACGTTAATTCAGTTCTCATCAGCGGCAATAAAAATGACGAATACGGCCATGAAGGTACCGACAAAGTTTGTTGTTTGACATTACCTGTAATAGTTTCACCTTAAAACTATACATATAATTATATAATTTATTTATAATAAAATAGTGATCTTAAGGTAATATGTTAAAAGCATTAACGTGCATTAAGTCTTCATGAAGGCTGCAACATTTAGGGGACCGAGCAAGCCATACCTGGAAATTAAGGACGTACCGGCACCAAAGCCGGGATCTGACGAAATACTCGTTAAGGTTGCCGCAACTGGTATATGCCACAGCGACATACACCTGTTTAAGGGTGATTTCGGACCTGTAAGGCAAGGCTTTATACCAGGGCATGAGGTCTCGGGTTGGGTTGAGGAATTGGGACCAGATGTTAAGAATCCATGGGGCTTAAAGAAGGGTGATCCAGTAATTGTCTCTTGGATAGTCCCAGACGGCATTTGTAAGTACTGCGCCAGTGGTAAGGAGAATTACTGCCCGACAGCCGCTGGCAGGATGCCAGGCCTTGTTGGACTTAATGGTGGTCATGCGGAATACATCACAATACCTGAAATAGCCGTTATACCCCTTGAGAAGGGTGTTGATGTTTACTACGCAGCACCAATTGCCTGCGCCTATGGTACCGCGTATCACGCACTCAGGGAGGCTGGTGTTGGGCCTGGCACGAGCCTAGTGATAATAGGTGTTGGTGGTGTTGGTTTATCGGCGATTCAATTAGCCAGCGCCATGGGTGCATACCCAATAATTGCCGTAGACATTAGGGACTATGCGCTGGATAAGGCCAAGGAGCTTGGTGCTACCCACGTGATAAACTCGACAAAGGAAGACCCAATTAGTAGGGTAAGGGATATACTCCCTGACGGTGCTGATGTTGTTCATGAGGCCAGACCAGAGCCTGATCTTAAATTATCCATGGAGGTCGTTGCTAGGTCTGGAACAATAGTGGTGACTGGACTTGGTGGTCCGAAGTCATCCTTTAGTGTGAACGTATTACCATTCGTCATTAATGGCATTAGGATAATGGGTAGTTTAGGCTATAGACCTAGGCTTGACCTACCTGAGATAATTAGGCTAGTGGCTTCGGGTAAGGTGGATATTAAGAAGCTCGTCAGCCACGTATATGCACCTGAGCAGATAAATGAGGCCTATGAAAACCTTGAGAAGGGGTTACATGCGAGGGCTATTGTTAAGTGGAGCTGAGTAGTTATTATTTTAAAATTGAATTGTAAACTCTTACCTCTTACCGAAGATGGTCATTACCTGCCTTGTTATTGGTGTTGGTATGGCGTCAGGATTTACGAGGACGTCTACAATGCATGGTCCATTAAATCCATATATACACCTCTCCAGTCCGTCCTCAAGCTCCTTCCTATCACTAATCCTAACACAGCCTATGTTTAGTGACTCAGCGAATTTGCAGAAGTCCATGGGGTATGTATGCGATGCATAGACCTTACCACCATAGAGAAGCCTCTGCTGTAGTTTTAGGACTCCCTGAGCCCTATCATTAAATATCACGAAGGCTATCTTAAGGTTTAGCTCGGCTGCCGTTGCTATTTCCATGCCGGTCATGAAGAATGCTGCGTCACCCGTAGTAGCCACCACGGTTGCCTCAGGCCTAGCCACCTTAGCGCCTATCGCTGCTGGTATTGCGAAGCCCAGTGATGTGAAGCCAGCCGGGTTGAAGTAAGTTCTTGGTTTATAAACGGGTAATTCAAACATTGCGACTTGATTACCACCAGCATCGCATGTGACTACCGCCTTCCCCTCACGCATGTCGCTATCAATCACGTGGGCGAGCGCCCTCACAAGATCGCTTGGGTTTATCCTGGTCTCGTCATAACCAAGCTCCCTCAATTGTTGATTACCAACTGAAGCCCTAACCTCATCAATCAACTTAACCCCCCTATCCTTACCTGGGCCCCTACCCCTAACTCTATCATGCAATGCATTGAGGAATTCCAATGCATCAGAGATTATCGCAAGGTCCGTCTTGTAATTCTTACCAATATCATTAGGATCAACATTCACATGAATTAACCTACCCCTTATCGGTAGTGACCACATGCCAGTGCCCAACTCACTGAACCTAGTGCCTATGGCAAGCACTACATCCGCGTTCTCAACGAGTTTAACGGCTACGGTATCCCCAAAGTAACCTGCGGCTAAACCACCATGTAGTGGGTGGTCAAAGGGTATTGCGCCCTTACCCATCACTGAGGTAACGACTGGTGCACCAATTTCCTCAGCCACCCTAATAAGCACATCACCTGCGTTTGCCGCTATTACACCACCACCCACGTAAATAATGGGCCTCTCGGCATTGAGCAACTCCTTAACCGCCAAATCCACTAAAGCGGTGTCGGGTTTAATCCTTACGGGCTCCTCCTTGGTATAGCCAACCCACTCGGTCTCGCTTTCAATAATGTCCCTGGGCAACTCCACATAAACAGGCCCAGGCCTGCCTTCCCTAGTAACTCTAAATGCCTTGGCGAGGATCTTAGGTATTTCCCTAGGTTCCTCAGCCCTAATGGCTAGTTTCGTGAATGGCTTGAAAATACTTAATTGAGCATTGGCATCCCTGAATTCATGGTAATAACCCTTACCGGCGGTCCTTATCGGCGTTAAACCAGCAAGTGCCACAATGGGGACACCCTCAACAGCGGCTTGGGCAAGTGGTGTTACTAGTCCCGTGGCTCCAGGCCCAGCCGTGCTTATTAGAACACTAGTCCTTCCACTGGCTCTTGCGTAGCCATCTGCCATAAATCCCATACTTGGTTCGAAACGACCCAGTACATGCCTTATCCTCTCATGGTAATCATGTAGAGCCGCGTATAGACCAAGTACGTGGGTCCCAGGTAAGCCAAAAACAGTGTCCACGCCCTCCTCTATTAGGGATTTGACTATGACCTCACCGCCACTGACCACACCCATCACCTCCTAAAGGCCATTAACGCGTCTCTAACTCCTCTCGCAACGTATAGTGTGTATCTCTTAACGGATTCCCGGGTAACTCCAGCAATATGACTAGTTATGAATAGATTAGCAATCTCACCCCTCTTGAATGCCCTTAATAATGGCGATGACTCCTCTGTTGGTGGTTCTCCAGTAAGTACGTCCGCCGCATAACCAGCTATCTTCCCACTCCTTAAGCCCTCAAGGACTGCGTTCTCATCAATGACCTCACCCCTCGCCGTATTAATGATATAAACACCATCCTTCATAAGCCCGATCTCCCTCTTACCGATTAGGCCCTTACTTTCCTTGGTTAATGAGGTATGTATTGTTATGAAGTCCGACTGCCTAAGTAATTCATCAAGGTTCTCAACCTTAACGGCATTAGCCTCAATGAACCTCTCCCTATCTACGAACGGGTCGTAGGCCAGAACCCTCATCCTGAAGGCATTGGCTATTGAGGCAACGTAGGCACCAATTCTACCGAGGCCAATTATGCCAAATGTCTTCCCAAATAACTCAGTACCTGGCGTTAGTAATGAACCCCACTCACCGTTCCTAACCCTACCCATGTTCTCGGGAATCCTCTTAACCATCATTAGTAGTAAGCCGAAGGTGAACTCCGCAACGCTATAAGTCGATGCGCCGGCGGCGCTAACGACCTTAATGCCCCTACTCTCAGCGTACTCAACGTCAATGTGGTCGGTACCTACGGATGCCGTACCAATCACCTTAAGGTTCCTACCGGAATCAATTATATCCCTAGTGACTCTATGCCAAACACTGACTATTACTGCGTCATAATCACGTATTGCCTCCCTCAATTGATCAGTCGTCATGGGCCTAACATCAACCTCACCAACCTCACTGAGCATTTTCATGGCTTGAGGACCAACATCCGGATCCACCAGTGGAACCGTGACCAGTATCCTCATATAATAATGCAGCACTTAATATAGTAATAAGTATGCCTATTATTTATAGTACGGAGGAAAAATGTATATTTTAATTACTATGTATAAACCTATATATTATCACGCACTACGTGCGGTATTCATGATATCTATGAGAGTTGCCGCATCCATTATGTTACCTGTCACCTTAATCACTCCTGAGAAGTAAGCCTGCATTGCGTCGAGTTGCCCCTTAATTAACTTCAACAGATTGTCCTTGTTTACCTGTATTGTGGCTGTCGGTGATTTATGAGTACCCTTATTAAGCTTCACAGTGCCTCCACCAACCTCAACATAAAATGGTTCGTAACCCTCCCCAGTGAATTGAAACACCTTAACAGGCCCGCTAGCCTTACTGGCAAGTTTTGGTAGGGCCTTTTCAGTCATTGATTTTAGAAGTTCGAAGGGATCCTCAGACATATCAACCAAGAATAAGCATTGATTACCTGGATTTTAAGTAATGTTGCTATTTATACTATATACCATTATTCACCCTTAAACTCAGGCCTCCTACGCATGGCAAAGGCCATAACCCCCTCCTGGGCGTCCTTCGTGTTCACAGCCATACTGAAGAAGGCCGCCTCGAGCAGCATGCCTATGTCAACTGGTACCTGTGTTCCGAAGTTCACTGCATACTTCGCGTAGGTCAGTGCTATTGGTGGACCTTGGGCTAATCTAATTGCGAATGACCTAACCTCATCCTCAAACTTCTCCTTGGGTACGACCCTATTAACAAGGCCAATCCTATACGCCTCATCAGCCTTAATCCTATCGCCAAGCATTATCAACTCCTTAGCCCTACCAAGGCCAACATACCTAATCAACCTCTGTGTACCACCAGCACCTGGTATTATGCCTAGGGTGATCTCAGGCTGGCCAAACTCGGACTTGTCAGTGACTATTCTGAAGTCGCAGGCCATTGCGATTTCTAGGCCACCACCAAGTGCGTAACCATCAATAGCCGCTATCACGGGCTTGGGGAACCTCTCAATCTTACTTACAGCGTCCTGGAACCTCCTATTATACAGGAAGAAGTAGTAGGTGTGTAGTGGGCCTTGGAATGAGGTAACATCAGCACCAGCCGAGAAAGCCCTATCGCCAGCACCCCTTATTACGACAACCCTAACCTCCTTATCATCCCAGAGCATATCAAGCGCCCTACCTATCTCCTCAAGCATTGTCAGGGTTAAGGCATTAAGCCTCTGTGGCCTGTTGAGTATTATCCAGGCGAGCGGTGGCTCCTTCTTGAGTATTATCTCCTTAAACTCAGTCACGCCAACAGCACCATACTCGTAGAATCCCCTACCACTCTTCTGCCCGAGCTTACCCTCCTGAACCATCTGCATGAGTAACGGGTCTGGTTTAAACAATTCATAACCATACTTAGAGTACAACTGATTAAGTGCGTTAACAACCTTGTCAATGCCGAACTCATCAGCATACTCAAGAACTCCCTTTGGCCAGCCAAGGCCTAGCTTAACGCCCTTATCAATATCCTCCCTAGAGGCAATACCCTGCCTAAGCAGCCATGCTGCCATGTTTATTGCCGGTGCAAATACCTGTACTAGGTCAACCTTCTCACCAGCCTCCCTGGGTATGTTAGCCCTCTCGTACGGGCCACCCTTATACTCATAGAAGCCACGACCGCTCTTCTGACCAAGCCAGCCCTTCTTATATAGGTCCTCAATTAATGGGCATGGGACCCTAAGCATTGGGTCCCTCTCAGCAACTGCAAAGCCAACTAGGTAGCCAACGTCTATGCCCGTGAAGTCCTGAAGCTCG
This is a stretch of genomic DNA from Vulcanisaeta moutnovskia 768-28. It encodes these proteins:
- a CDS encoding SCP2 sterol-binding domain-containing protein, translated to MSSEGFIFPSPQWAEAFCKALNENQEYREAAKDWIWDLVFVASNVPSAVINTVAQLMGLTNVTSSAGAMKFKLRNGTCQGSEFYIDASKADADYILEADYTLWKDLIQGRVDPVAAILSRKIRVKKGSFLTLIQFSSAAIKMTNTAMKVPTKFVV
- a CDS encoding zinc-binding dehydrogenase is translated as MKAATFRGPSKPYLEIKDVPAPKPGSDEILVKVAATGICHSDIHLFKGDFGPVRQGFIPGHEVSGWVEELGPDVKNPWGLKKGDPVIVSWIVPDGICKYCASGKENYCPTAAGRMPGLVGLNGGHAEYITIPEIAVIPLEKGVDVYYAAPIACAYGTAYHALREAGVGPGTSLVIIGVGGVGLSAIQLASAMGAYPIIAVDIRDYALDKAKELGATHVINSTKEDPISRVRDILPDGADVVHEARPEPDLKLSMEVVARSGTIVVTGLGGPKSSFSVNVLPFVINGIRIMGSLGYRPRLDLPEIIRLVASGKVDIKKLVSHVYAPEQINEAYENLEKGLHARAIVKWS
- a CDS encoding thiamine pyrophosphate-binding protein, with protein sequence MGVVSGGEVIVKSLIEEGVDTVFGLPGTHVLGLYAALHDYHERIRHVLGRFEPSMGFMADGYARASGRTSVLISTAGPGATGLVTPLAQAAVEGVPIVALAGLTPIRTAGKGYYHEFRDANAQLSIFKPFTKLAIRAEEPREIPKILAKAFRVTREGRPGPVYVELPRDIIESETEWVGYTKEEPVRIKPDTALVDLAVKELLNAERPIIYVGGGVIAANAGDVLIRVAEEIGAPVVTSVMGKGAIPFDHPLHGGLAAGYFGDTVAVKLVENADVVLAIGTRFSELGTGMWSLPIRGRLIHVNVDPNDIGKNYKTDLAIISDALEFLNALHDRVRGRGPGKDRGVKLIDEVRASVGNQQLRELGYDETRINPSDLVRALAHVIDSDMREGKAVVTCDAGGNQVAMFELPVYKPRTYFNPAGFTSLGFAIPAAIGAKVARPEATVVATTGDAAFFMTGMEIATAAELNLKIAFVIFNDRAQGVLKLQQRLLYGGKVYASHTYPMDFCKFAESLNIGCVRISDRKELEDGLERCIYGFNGPCIVDVLVNPDAIPTPITRQVMTIFGKR
- a CDS encoding hydroxyacid dehydrogenase, with the protein product MRILVTVPLVDPDVGPQAMKMLSEVGEVDVRPMTTDQLREAIRDYDAVIVSVWHRVTRDIIDSGRNLKVIGTASVGTDHIDVEYAESRGIKVVSAAGASTYSVAEFTFGLLLMMVKRIPENMGRVRNGEWGSLLTPGTELFGKTFGIIGLGRIGAYVASIANAFRMRVLAYDPFVDRERFIEANAVKVENLDELLRQSDFITIHTSLTKESKGLIGKREIGLMKDGVYIINTARGEVIDENAVLEGLRSGKIAGYAADVLTGEPPTEESSPLLRAFKRGEIANLFITSHIAGVTRESVKRYTLYVARGVRDALMAFRR
- a CDS encoding SCP2 sterol-binding domain-containing protein; translation: MSEDPFELLKSMTEKALPKLASKASGPVKVFQFTGEGYEPFYVEVGGGTVKLNKGTHKSPTATIQVNKDNLLKLIKGQLDAMQAYFSGVIKVTGNIMDAATLIDIMNTARSA
- a CDS encoding 3-hydroxyacyl-CoA dehydrogenase/enoyl-CoA hydratase family protein, with amino-acid sequence MSTQIRRVAVIGAGTMGHGIAEVSALAGYEVVIVDVSQDYLNKALERIKWSLDKLAERGTISKEKVNEIMSRIKTSLSVAEAVKNIDIMIEAVPEKLDLKKQIFSEADANAPPHAILATNTSSLPITEIASATKRPERVVGIHFFNPPVLMPLVEVIKGAQTSDEVARRAYDFVKSLGKEPIMVNKDVPGFVVNRILIALNSAACLLVANNVYSIVEIDSAVKYRAGLPMGIFELQDFTGIDVGYLVGFAVAERDPMLRVPCPLIEDLYKKGWLGQKSGRGFYEYKGGPYERANIPREAGEKVDLVQVFAPAINMAAWLLRQGIASREDIDKGVKLGLGWPKGVLEYADEFGIDKVVNALNQLYSKYGYELFKPDPLLMQMVQEGKLGQKSGRGFYEYGAVGVTEFKEIILKKEPPLAWIILNRPQRLNALTLTMLEEIGRALDMLWDDKEVRVVVIRGAGDRAFSAGADVTSFQGPLHTYYFFLYNRRFQDAVSKIERFPKPVIAAIDGYALGGGLEIAMACDFRIVTDKSEFGQPEITLGIIPGAGGTQRLIRYVGLGRAKELIMLGDRIKADEAYRIGLVNRVVPKEKFEDEVRSFAIRLAQGPPIALTYAKYAVNFGTQVPVDIGMLLEAAFFSMAVNTKDAQEGVMAFAMRRRPEFKGE